In one Lolium rigidum isolate FL_2022 chromosome 3, APGP_CSIRO_Lrig_0.1, whole genome shotgun sequence genomic region, the following are encoded:
- the LOC124697324 gene encoding lecithin-cholesterol acyltransferase-like 1, whose product MVRNPLRAVVLLSAFIVMLALSSCCASSAVGGQLLHPVILIPGSGGNQLEARLTDDYRPSSLTCRVWPPVRGRGGWFRLWFEPSVLLAPLTRCFAERMMLYYDRDADDYRNAPGVETRVSEFGSTSTLRYLDSTLKLLTGYMDSLASTLETAGYEEGQSLFGAPYDFRYGLAAPGHPSQVGSAYLDRLRLLVESACAANGGRPAILVAHSLGGLYALQLLARAPAPWRDAHVKRLVTLSAPWGGSVQVMLTFASGNTLGVPFVDASLIRAEQRSSESNLWLLPTPKVFGNTTLVVSERHNRTYSAKNVTQFLQDIGFAEGVEPYRARTRPLGEVLPEPGVPVTCLVGTGVDTVESLVFGEEGFDAGPVKVVYGDGDGTVNLASLVGPIKAWSDSPAQVIEVVELPKVSHSGILKDKSALDQILRIVDSINLNATTTSHQST is encoded by the exons ATGGTGAGAAATCCGCTACGTGCGGTCGTGCTGCTGTCCGCGTTCATTGTCATGCTGGCGCTGAGCTCGTGCTGCGCCTCGTCGGCGGTCGGCGGGCAGCTGCTGCACCCGGTGATACTCATCCCGGGCTCCGGCGGCAACCAGCTGGAGGCGCGGCTCACTGATGACTACAGGCCGTCGAGCCTGACGTGCCGggtgtggccgccggtgcgcgggCGCGGCGGGTGGTTCCGCCTGTGGTTCGAGCCGTCCGTCCTGCTCGCGCCCCTCACCCGCTGCTTCGCCGAGCGGATGATGCTCTACTACGATCGCGACGCCGACGACTACCGCAACGCGCCCGGCGTCGAGACCAGAGTCTCCGAATTCGGCTCCACCTCCACCCTCCGCTACCTCGACTCAACCCTCAA GCTCCTGACGGGGTACATGGACAGCCTGGCGAGCACGCTGGAGACGGCGGGGTACGAGGAGGGGCAGAGCCTCTTCGGCGCGCCGTACGACTTCCGCTACGGCCTCGCCGCGCCGGGGCACCCGTCGCAGGTGGGAAGCGCGTACCTGGACCGCCTCCGGCTGCTGGTGGAGTCCGCGTGCGCGGCGAACGGCGGCAGGCCGGCAATCCTGGTCGCGCACAGCCTCGGCGGGCTGTACGCGCTGCAGCTGCTGGCGCGCGCGCCGGCGCCCTGGCGGGACGCTCACGTGAAGCGCCTCGTGACGCTCTCGGCGCCGTGGGGCGGGTCGGTGCAGGTGATGCTCACCTTCGCCTCCGGGAACACCCTCGGCGTGCCCTTCGTGGACGCGTCCCTCATCCGCGCGGAGCAGCGCAGCTCCGAGAGCAACCTCTGGCTACTGCCCACGCCCAAGGTGTTCGGCAACACCACGCTCGTCGTCTCGGAGCGCCACAACCGGACCTACTCCGCCAAGAACGTCACGCAGTTCCTGCAGGACATCGGGTTCGCCGAGGGGGTGGAGCCGTACCGGGCGCGGACGCGGCCGCTCGGGGAGGTCCTACCGGAGCCTGGCGTGCCGGTCACCTGCCTGGTGGGCACCGGCGTCGACACGGTGGAAAGCCTCGTGTTCGGGGAGGAGGGGTTCGATGCGGGCCCCGTCAAGGTGGTGTACGGCGACGGTGACGGGACGGTGAACCTGGCCAGCCTCGTGGGGCCGATCAAGGCCTGGTCCGACTCGCCGGCGCAGGTCATAGAGGTGGTGGAGCTGCCCAAGGTGTCGCACTCGGGCATCCTCAAGGACAAGAGCGCGCTCGACCAGATCCTCCGGATAGTTGATTCCATCAATCTAAATGCCACGACCACGAGTCATCAGTCCACTTAG